The proteins below come from a single Gossypium raimondii isolate GPD5lz chromosome 2, ASM2569854v1, whole genome shotgun sequence genomic window:
- the LOC105788564 gene encoding DNA-directed RNA polymerases II and IV subunit 5A, translating to MSVSEEQNTKLFKARRTVVQMLRDRGYSVPDSDIKMTRQQFIEKYGENVHLKRDDLLILCSKGDAPTDQIYVFFPAEVKVGVPMVRNCAKRMKADNVYNAILVVQRALTAPAKAAINEINSYFHMEVFEEAELLTNITEHMFVPKHTVLTNQEKKELLAKYRVKETQLPRILVSDPVAKYYGMKRGQVVKITRQSVTADTYDTYRYAV from the exons ATGTCGGTTTCTGAGGAACAAAACACGAAGCTATTCAAAGCACGTAGAACAGTAGTGCAAATGCTGAGGGATAGGGGATATTCAGTCCCTGATTCGGACATTAAAATGACAAGACAACAATTCATTGAGAAATATGGTGAGAATGTCCATCTCAAAAGGGATGATCTTTTAATCCTTTGCAGCAAAGGAGATGCTCCAACTGATCAG ATTTATGTCTTCTTTCCTGCAGAAGTAAAGGTTGGCGTTCCTATGGTAAGAAACTGTGCAAAGCGTATGAAAGCAGATAATGTTTATAATGCTATTTTGGTCGTTCAAAGAGCTTTGACAGCCCCTGCAAAAGCAGcgataaatgaaattaattcatACTTCCACATGGAAGTTTTTGAG GAGGCAGAGTTGTTGACAAATATCACAGAACATATGTTTGTCCCAAAGCACACAGTACTGACAAATCAAGAAAAGAAGGAATTGCTGGCAAAATACAGGGTAAAGGAAACACAG CTACCTCGGATTCTGGTTAGTGATCCAGTTGCCAAATATTACGGTATGAAGCGGGGACAAGTGGTGAAGATTACTCGACAAAGTGTGACTGCTGACACGTATGATACATACCGATATGCTGTATGa